The genomic window ATTAGCAGATCGCATCAAAGGACCTGCTGAAAACTCTaccaaaaaaagttgtaatagCTTCAATGGAATGAGACCCATAAGATTTAGTTCTGCTGTTTGAACTCTTTTCATGACTACATTTATACTACTGAATATTTGATGGTCTATATGGTTCCTGGTTTTGTATTGAGTTTTGTTCTACGTACATGATTTGCTTGTAAGAGCCTCCAGCTATGGCGTTGCAGATAGCCCAGGCAGCTTCCTTCTTAACGTCGCCCTCAGAGTTTTGGAGCAGATTAACAAGTGCAGGACATATATCAGCATCAAACACAGCCTATGGAAAGATAATAAACAAGTGCAGACATATATTCAGAGCAACATCTTAATTAGACTGCGATTAAAAAGAGAAGTTTAGAGACGGTATATTGGCTAACCTGAATCTGTGACTGACAACCAGCTGTGATATTAGAGACTGTCCAACAAGCTTCTTTCCTGATGGTCTTGTTATAGGATCCCCTTAGAAGATTTACCAAGCATGGGAGCGCTTGAAGATCAATTATATGCTAAGAAAatcacaaagaacaaaagttcTGAGAACTCACTTGtgataaataatcaaatactCTGAGAATTTTTAGTTGACAAAGATAACAGTAACAGTAGAATATCCAGCGCAAAATGGAAAAAGAGCAGGGATTATATTAAAAAGCGATactaatactaaattttatctCTGGCCGCATATTTACCTGAGTTTGACTATCGTTTCCAGTTACAATATTTCCAATGGTGCGAAGAGCGGGAGTGATAACTGAAGGCGAACGGTGGCTGTTCAGAAAGCAAACGGCCATCAGAATCTATGACTCtggatttttttggttagctAAAGTCCTGAACACTCACATCGAAAGACCAATAAGTCGCGCACAAACATTGGCTTCAATCACGGCTTgtattttttcatttgaacCATCAGAAAGATACACCAGCGCCCAACACGTGTAAGCCAAGAGTTCCTTGTCGTCTAACCGAATGAGTTGTGCAAGAGCTGGTAATGCAGCACTCACCTGTGAGCATATGGTAATAAGTAAGATGTCTAAAAGAATACGACATTCATCAAATCCAATCAGAAAAAAGTTTACTTAAAACGCGCAAAGAAAATTAGCAGGATCACTACAGCAGTGTGGATCACAAAGCTAAGGTCAAGAAACCATAAAGAGAGCGTGAAAGGTTTTCAGATGCATTTATTAAtgccaaaataaaaccttcaGGTGCCCTGGTTACAATGAtcatatgacaaaaaaaatattcttggGGTTTGTCCTCACCCAAGAATCAAACCTTGTTTCCAGAGTTTTTACAGTATTAAATATTCCAGTGCTAAACAGGCCTTGATCACCATAATTTGGACTAAATCCGACTAATATCTCTTAAATATGCTGGACAACCATATATTGAGAGTGAAAGAGAAGGTGGGGATCTAACAAAACTCAGTTTGGTTCAAAACTTACCTGATCAAATGGAGGCTGAGGCTTTCCTCTGCAAAGATTAGATAAAGTCCAAGCGGCGTTTACAAGCATAGAAAGTTTGGCTCCATGGTTTAACTGCAACAGCAGAGAAGGTAGAGCTGCATGTCCAAGGACTATATCACGGCATCTCGGAGAGTCTCCAGAAATATTTCCTAATGCCCAAACAACCTGATTGTCCAAGAATACAGAAGATTTGCAACTGAACTATGGGAGGGGAACAATATACTCGACAATACATATTTAACCTACAACTATATTTAGTCTAAAAATTGTATCTTCTGTtcagaaataatttttttttaaaatgatttccCTCTATTGATCTTAGTCATCGTCTTTATCTTTGAACTTTATCAATTGCAGAGGCAACAACAGGCTCTTAGCAGTCAGACAAATTTGAGAACAACAATAGCATGCATGATGATCAATCACCACTTCAATATACCTGCTCACGGACCACATCATATGGCGAGTTGAGAAGTCTCACTAGTATTGCAACAGCTCCATGATCAATCACCACTTCAGTATTCTCAGATGTTCCAGATGCAATATTTGTTAAAGCCCAAGCCGCTTCaaactataaaatttgttCCACGAACCGAAACACATTGACCTTATGAAGCTAGGGGTAAAACCAGATTGCAGATTGAATGTACAGGTGTATCGAAGCTAACCTGAAGCTGGGGGGAGTCATCCCATGTTAGGAACTCCACAAAGCGTGGAACCAAACCGGCCTGTATAACTTCTTCAACACGTACGTTAAACATTTCTACCAAAAGAACATAAAATAGCATTAGAGAGAGTGAATACATCGTTATAGCTTTAGTTTCATGTCAAACTACATTACAGTCTAACATCAGAAACTTTGAAAGTTTGCTGTGGCTCATCTAGCAATGTCAATAGCTTGATTATGCCTTAGCAACCAAGGTATCAAATCTGTTAGTAAATAAGTTAATGGGATGTCTCTCACCACCACAAAGTAACGTTCTGATCTGTGTAGTAGCCTCAATCAACAGATCCCTCTCGTCAGACCAAATACAGCTTATCAACTGTAACCAATCGAACATACCAACTactcaaaatagaaaaaatgatccaaaatagaaaatgtaaTCTCCCATTCCGAGAAATGCAATCACCATTATCATATTCCAGAacatgcaaaagaaaaatcttcagttcaaaaataatatggaAAGTCTTAACCAAGCTATGTAGCTCCTTCTGATAATTCTAGCACTGTATAACCAAGTTTCAGAACATGCAAATTcttcataaaccaaaatcaatcatGAAAGGTTAGTAGCTCACTCTGAGAATTTAAAATGTCAGGAGGCAAGTAAAAACTCTAGCGATCATATATCGAAAATTCAAGCGTCAAGTCAAATTTCACAACGAACATGTCAAGAAATACGAATCTCAAGACAAATTACGAACACCAAATTTCAAACACGGAAAACCACAAGAAACGCCAAAATGGATCGAAATTGGATAGGTCATTTCAAAATTCCTAACACTGAAAGCATGCATCTACGAATCAGAAATCACATGTCTCCAGAATTGAACTGTCAGATTCATCAATCTCCAGGTTTCGCGACGAAAATACAAAATGTGTACATATGCCAAACGGACCTTCTGGTCAAGAGAATCGGCGGAAGGAGAATGAGGAAGAGCCTCGCGACGCTTCTTAAGCaagctctcttctctcttagCTTTGCGGATCTCAACCATGTCGTCCTCTCTTCGCCGCCGTCCACCAACTCCGTCAACCACCGCCTTGTACCCGCTCCTCCGTACTGACATTGTCTCTCCTCCCTTCATCTTTTGATCTCCTCACCTCCCTACCAAATGATTTCGACGGTTTTATGcgaccaaaatcaaattccCACGAAACAGGCCCacactgaaaaaaaaaaaaaaaatttaattgttagGGTTAAATcgatatttaaaaacattagggagtcaaattcaaatttgtaaGACAAGTTAGGGAgaacaaagattaaaaaaaatgcgAGCGCAAGTTGATTCGTTCCCGCCTAATTCTGTAACAGATATTATTTCACTATTATTTCGTGTCGAATAAATTGGGCCAATagcttttattattttgaaaaagttcacattataaaatattttaaatattgtatatatacacattccTGTGATTATGGTGAGTTTGATGATTTCGTAATACataaaacagaagaaaagtATTAACCATAACAAATTGCCTTTGCTAAATTGTGTGAATTATGTAATTTTAAGACAATCATAGTGTGCACAGTCCTTGATCATGCATTATCTGAGCATAGTCCGTAACAGAGAAGATTCCCTGAGCTAGAAAAGCAAAATAGACCATATCTATCTATAAGTCAAGATAAAGTGTTGTATTTTGTATAGACATATCTTAGTTGAAAAGTTATTCTTCgtaaaagttatttttctttctatttttggtcattttgttgtaacgaagtttttattttgactttCCACCGCATATTACCTCTTCCGAAATACAAGCTCTTTAA from Arabidopsis thaliana chromosome 3, partial sequence includes these protein-coding regions:
- the IMPA-7 gene encoding importin alpha isoform 7 (importin alpha isoform 7 (IMPA-7); FUNCTIONS IN: protein transporter activity, binding; INVOLVED IN: intracellular protein transport, protein import into nucleus; LOCATED IN: nucleus, nuclear pore, cytoplasm; EXPRESSED IN: sperm cell, male gametophyte, flower, pollen tube; EXPRESSED DURING: M germinated pollen stage, 4 anthesis; CONTAINS InterPro DOMAIN/s: Importin-alpha-like, importin-beta-binding domain (InterPro:IPR002652), Armadillo-like helical (InterPro:IPR011989), Armadillo (InterPro:IPR000225), Armadillo-type fold (InterPro:IPR016024); BEST Arabidopsis thaliana protein match is: importin alpha isoform 1 (TAIR:AT3G06720.2); Has 3085 Blast hits to 2425 proteins in 261 species: Archae - 0; Bacteria - 4; Metazoa - 1320; Fungi - 449; Plants - 724; Viruses - 0; Other Eukaryotes - 588 (source: NCBI BLink).) gives rise to the protein MKGGETMSVRRSGYKAVVDGVGGRRRREDDMVEIRKAKREESLLKKRREALPHSPSADSLDQKLISCIWSDERDLLIEATTQIRTLLCGEMFNVRVEEVIQAGLVPRFVEFLTWDDSPQLQFEAAWALTNIASGTSENTEVVIDHGAVAILVRLLNSPYDVVREQVVWALGNISGDSPRCRDIVLGHAALPSLLLQLNHGAKLSMLVNAAWTLSNLCRGKPQPPFDQVSAALPALAQLIRLDDKELLAYTCWALVYLSDGSNEKIQAVIEANVCARLIGLSIHRSPSVITPALRTIGNIVTGNDSQTQHIIDLQALPCLVNLLRGSYNKTIRKEACWTVSNITAGCQSQIQAVFDADICPALVNLLQNSEGDVKKEAAWAICNAIAGGSYKQIMFLVKQECIKPLCDLLTCSDTQLVMVCLEALKKILKVGEVFSSRHAEGIYQCPQTNVNPHAQLIEEAEGLEKIEGLQSHENNDIYETAVKILETYWMEEEEEEDQEQQDMIYFPVDNFANMPTSSGTLSEMHCGP